In Bacteroidia bacterium, a genomic segment contains:
- a CDS encoding LysR family transcriptional regulator: protein MKKYALRIRIWIDEDDGPFLGIGRVILLENIKETGSITNAAKSMKMSYRQAWQLVEDMNKRASPLVEKMSGGKKGGGAILTEAGENAVREFRNIEQELNLIIANKSKTIKF from the coding sequence ATGAAAAAATACGCATTACGAATCAGAATTTGGATTGACGAGGACGACGGCCCTTTTTTGGGTATAGGTCGGGTAATTCTTCTTGAAAATATAAAAGAAACCGGCTCGATTACAAATGCTGCCAAATCAATGAAAATGTCGTATCGCCAAGCATGGCAATTAGTGGAAGATATGAATAAAAGAGCAAGTCCTTTGGTTGAAAAAATGTCCGGCGGTAAAAAAGGCGGCGGTGCAATTCTTACAGAAGCAGGTGAAAATGCTGTTCGGGAATTTCGCAACATTGAGCAAGAACTGAATTTAATAATTGCAAACAAATCGAAAACAATCAAATTTTAA